A genomic region of Staphylococcus roterodami contains the following coding sequences:
- a CDS encoding YbgA family protein, which translates to MKNRGYVEQLWREEKYHVLLHSQQSYQLIRNALKNDISLNQLQQMIDEALLIEPTIGSICNAFDHMWGYFKKCANEDEKKHAKLLKSNFMSGKIESDVVLDFLADLAAKYNVRYLIESRVLKTKRKR; encoded by the coding sequence ATGAAAAATCGTGGTTATGTCGAACAGCTTTGGCGCGAAGAAAAGTATCACGTATTATTACACAGTCAACAAAGCTATCAATTAATTAGAAATGCTTTAAAAAATGATATTTCACTTAATCAATTACAACAAATGATTGATGAAGCATTATTAATTGAGCCAACTATCGGAAGTATTTGTAATGCGTTTGATCATATGTGGGGTTACTTTAAAAAATGTGCTAATGAAGATGAAAAGAAGCATGCTAAATTGCTCAAATCAAATTTTATGAGTGGAAAGATAGAAAGTGACGTAGTGTTAGACTTTTTAGCAGATTTAGCTGCTAAATACAACGTACGTTATTTAATTGAAAGTCGTGTTTTAAAAACAAAAAGAAAGAGATAG
- a CDS encoding NarK/NasA family nitrate transporter — MYKTKGGFQLTLQTLSLVVGFMAWSIIAPLMPFIKQDVNVSEGQISMILAIPVILGSVLRVPFGYLTNIVGAKWVFFTSFIVLLFPIFFLSQAQTPGMLMASGFFLGVGGAIFSVGVTSVPKYFPKEKVGLANGIYGMGNIGTAVSSFLAPPIAGIIGWQTTVRSYLIIIALFALIMFIFGDAQERKVKVPLMSQMRTLSKNYKLYYLSLWYFITFGAFVAFGIFLPNYLVNHFGIDKVDAGIRSGVFIALATFLRPVGGILGDKFNAVKVLMIDFIVMIIGAVILGISDHIALFTAGCLTISVCAGIGNGLIFKLVPSYFSNEAGSANGIVSMMGGLGGFFPPLVITYVANLTGSSHLAFIFLALFGVIALLTMRHLYQKEYGTLEKMS; from the coding sequence ATGTATAAAACAAAAGGTGGCTTTCAACTAACATTACAAACTTTAAGTTTAGTTGTTGGGTTCATGGCGTGGAGTATTATAGCGCCGTTAATGCCATTCATTAAACAAGATGTAAATGTTTCAGAAGGACAAATCTCAATGATTTTAGCCATACCAGTAATTTTGGGATCGGTGCTCCGTGTGCCATTTGGTTATCTAACAAACATTGTTGGCGCTAAATGGGTATTCTTTACTAGTTTTATCGTATTGTTATTCCCGATATTTTTCTTAAGCCAAGCACAAACACCGGGTATGTTAATGGCGTCAGGATTTTTCCTTGGTGTAGGTGGCGCGATTTTCTCAGTTGGGGTAACATCTGTACCGAAGTATTTTCCTAAAGAAAAAGTAGGATTAGCAAATGGTATTTATGGTATGGGAAATATTGGGACAGCGGTTTCTTCTTTTTTAGCACCACCGATAGCTGGCATCATTGGTTGGCAAACAACAGTTAGAAGCTATTTGATTATTATTGCGTTGTTCGCATTAATCATGTTTATCTTTGGAGATGCACAAGAACGTAAAGTTAAAGTGCCGCTTATGTCCCAAATGAGAACACTCTCAAAAAACTATAAGTTATATTATTTAAGCTTATGGTATTTTATTACATTTGGTGCTTTTGTAGCATTTGGTATATTCTTACCAAACTATTTAGTGAACCATTTTGGTATTGATAAGGTAGATGCAGGAATTCGTTCAGGTGTGTTTATTGCCCTTGCAACATTTTTAAGACCTGTTGGTGGTATATTAGGAGATAAATTTAATGCAGTTAAAGTACTGATGATAGATTTTATAGTGATGATTATAGGGGCAGTTATATTAGGCATCTCTGATCATATCGCGTTATTTACTGCAGGTTGTTTAACGATTAGTGTCTGTGCCGGAATCGGTAATGGTTTAATCTTTAAATTAGTACCATCATACTTTTCAAATGAAGCTGGTTCGGCGAATGGTATCGTATCCATGATGGGTGGTTTAGGAGGATTCTTCCCGCCATTAGTTATAACATATGTTGCTAATTTAACTGGCTCAAGTCACCTCGCATTTATTTTTCTGGCTTTGTTTGGCGTCATCGCATTATTAACGATGCGACATTTGTATCAGAAAGAATATGGCACTTTGGAAAAAATGAGTTAA
- a CDS encoding MerR family transcriptional regulator yields MAYTYTIKDITKITGVTKRTLHYYDEIGLLSPKKNNKNYRIYEQQDLEKLQKILVFKSLDLDISKIKQYISYENDELRKILSEELTNLDKKISDLQAIQQSINNFVNGDSLLNSGILNNPLQSQYDTEASIKYGNTKAYQSFIKRQDSLQIGDIQHEMTSLFNQFNQMSLNNHPIQACRDIVLKWKALMISIADFDDRTLCCIAKTYENDTRFKDYFSTYHNENLTSYISKAVHYFLCK; encoded by the coding sequence TTGGCATACACATACACTATAAAAGACATCACGAAGATTACAGGTGTCACAAAAAGAACCTTACATTATTATGATGAAATTGGCTTATTATCTCCAAAGAAAAACAATAAAAATTATCGTATTTATGAACAACAAGATTTAGAAAAGTTACAAAAAATTTTAGTGTTTAAATCTTTAGACTTAGATATTTCTAAAATAAAGCAATATATTTCATATGAAAATGATGAACTTCGCAAAATATTATCTGAAGAACTTACAAATTTGGATAAAAAAATTTCTGACTTGCAAGCTATACAACAATCAATAAATAATTTTGTAAATGGTGATTCACTTTTGAATTCTGGTATTCTAAATAACCCGTTACAATCACAATATGATACTGAAGCTTCAATAAAGTATGGTAATACAAAAGCATATCAATCATTTATTAAACGTCAAGACAGCCTTCAAATTGGTGATATACAACATGAAATGACATCATTATTCAATCAATTTAATCAAATGTCTTTAAATAATCATCCAATTCAAGCTTGCCGAGATATCGTATTAAAATGGAAAGCATTGATGATTTCCATTGCAGATTTTGATGATAGAACTTTATGTTGTATTGCTAAAACATATGAAAATGATACTCGCTTTAAAGATTATTTTAGTACTTATCATAATGAAAATTTAACGTCGTACATTTCAAAAGCTGTCCATTACTTTTTATGTAAATAA
- a CDS encoding DUF4889 domain-containing protein, producing the protein MKKKKGFGLGISLIAIMLIVCIVLVIMMMTGGKKDTYYGIMKDNTTIEKMISEKDESIEKNVKLPSDSDVKVKKGDFVIVYKLADSDKIVKVKKVDHDDVPHGLMMKIHDMGKMHMKH; encoded by the coding sequence ATGAAAAAGAAAAAAGGTTTTGGTCTTGGTATTAGTTTAATCGCCATCATGTTAATTGTATGTATTGTATTAGTAATCATGATGATGACTGGCGGAAAGAAAGATACATATTATGGAATTATGAAAGATAATACTACTATTGAAAAAATGATTAGTGAAAAAGATGAAAGTATTGAAAAAAATGTTAAATTACCTTCAGATTCAGATGTTAAAGTTAAAAAAGGTGATTTTGTAATTGTTTATAAATTAGCAGATTCAGATAAAATTGTTAAAGTAAAAAAAGTTGACCATGATGACGTCCCTCACGGTTTAATGATGAAAATTCATGACATGGGCAAAATGCACATGAAACACTAA
- a CDS encoding DUF3139 domain-containing protein yields MKKKSNVFKVVIILFISLIVAVAFFFGLKTYQGHKNIQLIDSYLEEKNLKNKIKSEETLYSAKKGLYYKEVTFKDEPGVTYIVQPISTYKGLFVEGFDTETKKSLKTAKHKYFNQNYKPSK; encoded by the coding sequence ATGAAGAAGAAAAGCAATGTCTTTAAAGTTGTCATCATATTATTTATTTCATTAATTGTTGCAGTTGCATTTTTCTTTGGTCTAAAGACTTATCAGGGCCACAAGAATATTCAACTAATTGACAGTTATTTAGAAGAGAAAAATTTGAAAAATAAAATTAAGTCTGAAGAGACACTTTATAGTGCAAAAAAAGGTCTCTACTATAAAGAAGTTACTTTTAAAGATGAACCGGGTGTAACTTATATAGTTCAACCAATTAGTACATATAAAGGTTTATTTGTTGAGGGCTTTGATACTGAAACTAAGAAAAGCTTAAAAACTGCTAAGCATAAATATTTTAATCAAAATTACAAGCCTTCAAAGTAA
- a CDS encoding MarR family transcriptional regulator, producing MYVENSYLSKQLCFLFYVSSKEIIKKYTTYLKEYDLTYTGYIVLMAIENDEKLNIKKLGERVFLDSGTLTPLLKKLEKKDYVVRTREEKDERNLQISLTEHGKEIKEPLTEISIKVFKEFNISGPEASELIQNLRNFVSKNFDNYDKK from the coding sequence ATGTATGTAGAAAACAGTTATCTTAGTAAACAGCTATGTTTTTTATTTTACGTTTCTTCAAAAGAAATAATCAAAAAATATACAACATATCTGAAAGAGTATGATTTAACCTATACAGGTTACATTGTTTTAATGGCGATTGAAAATGATGAGAAACTTAACATCAAAAAATTAGGTGAACGTGTCTTCCTTGATTCTGGAACATTGACACCATTACTAAAGAAATTAGAAAAGAAAGATTATGTCGTTCGCACACGTGAAGAGAAAGACGAAAGAAACCTTCAAATTTCACTAACAGAACATGGTAAAGAAATCAAAGAGCCACTGACAGAAATTTCGATTAAAGTATTTAAAGAATTTAATATTTCAGGTCCTGAAGCATCTGAATTAATCCAAAATTTGCGTAATTTTGTTTCTAAAAATTTCGACAATTACGACAAAAAGTAA
- the nreB gene encoding nitrate respiration regulation sensor histidine kinase NreB (Involved in the regulation of the the nitrate reductase operon narGHJI), which produces MTCDDEIQLDVLLKKYYEHSIEKIVFVDDSGKIIAMNDAAKDILSEKDNYSAVTNAICHRCEGYSNAYDVQSCQDCFLQSMQVQASNFQVFMKTKDHKVMPFTATYQTIDPDKGIHAFTLQNVSSQIEQQEKLHQQRMMRKTISAQENERKRISRELHDSVIQEMLNVDVQLRLLKYQQDKEKLLKDAENIEYIVAKLIDDIRNMSVELRPASLDDLGLEAAFKSYFKQFEENYGINIRYHSNIKNVRFDSEIETVVYRVVQEATLNALKYADINDIHVTICQQGQHLVAEVIDYGNGFDPSSKPKGSGLGLYGMNERAELVNGIVDIETKIGEGTKVRLSIPI; this is translated from the coding sequence ATGACATGTGATGATGAAATTCAATTAGACGTATTACTAAAAAAGTATTATGAACATTCGATTGAAAAAATAGTATTTGTTGATGATAGTGGGAAAATCATTGCAATGAATGATGCAGCAAAGGATATTTTATCTGAAAAAGATAACTATAGTGCAGTAACCAATGCAATTTGCCATAGATGTGAAGGGTATTCTAATGCGTATGATGTACAGTCATGTCAAGATTGCTTCTTGCAATCTATGCAAGTTCAAGCATCTAATTTTCAAGTGTTTATGAAGACGAAAGACCACAAAGTAATGCCTTTTACAGCGACGTATCAAACTATTGATCCTGACAAAGGCATTCACGCGTTTACTTTACAAAATGTATCGTCTCAAATCGAACAACAAGAAAAGCTACATCAACAACGTATGATGCGTAAAACAATTTCTGCTCAGGAAAATGAACGTAAGCGAATATCGAGGGAATTACATGATAGTGTCATTCAAGAAATGTTAAATGTAGATGTACAATTACGCCTATTAAAATATCAACAGGATAAAGAAAAACTACTTAAAGATGCTGAGAATATTGAATATATCGTTGCAAAATTAATCGATGACATACGAAATATGTCAGTAGAATTACGTCCAGCTTCACTTGATGATTTAGGACTTGAGGCAGCGTTCAAATCGTATTTTAAGCAGTTTGAGGAAAATTATGGAATCAACATAAGGTATCATTCTAATATTAAGAATGTACGCTTTGATAGTGAAATTGAAACAGTTGTTTATCGAGTTGTACAAGAAGCTACATTAAATGCGTTGAAATATGCTGATATTAATGACATACATGTTACGATTTGTCAGCAAGGTCAACATTTAGTCGCAGAAGTTATAGATTATGGGAATGGATTTGATCCTAGTTCGAAACCTAAAGGGTCAGGTCTTGGCTTGTATGGGATGAATGAGCGTGCAGAACTTGTGAATGGTATTGTGGATATTGAAACAAAGATTGGTGAAGGTACCAAAGTTAGATTAAGTATTCCAATTTGA
- a CDS encoding cation:dicarboxylase symporter family transporter, with protein sequence MALFKRKISLPMQVVIALVLGVVVGLLLYGQENVANYIKPFGDVFLNLIKMIVIPVVFCSLALSISNVGESKTVGRYGWKTILYFEIITTIAIGLGIIFGNLFKPGAGLDPNKLPKGDISKYQSTAHAAEQSTYGNHFIDTIVHIIPTNFFEALNKGELLPIIFFAVFFGLGLAAVGKKAEPVKDFLSGSLEAVFWMINKILKLAPLGVFAFICTTIITFGASALLPLLKLVLVVVFAMVFFVFVVLGIVAWMCRINIMSIIKILKSELLLAFSTSSSEAVLPVMMKKMENFGSPKDITSFVIPIGYTFNLDGSALYQSIAALFVAQMYGMHLTLSEQIVLMLTLMITSKGMAAVPGTSIVVLLTTLGAMGLPAQGLALIIGVDRILDMVRTCVNVIGNALSTVVIAKWENVYDREKGQEYLKSI encoded by the coding sequence ATGGCTCTATTCAAGAGAAAAATTAGCCTACCTATGCAAGTAGTTATTGCATTAGTGTTAGGTGTTGTCGTAGGACTTTTATTATATGGACAAGAGAATGTAGCAAATTATATTAAACCATTTGGCGATGTATTTTTAAATTTAATTAAAATGATCGTTATACCGGTTGTATTTTGCTCACTAGCGCTTTCTATTTCGAACGTTGGGGAATCGAAAACTGTAGGGCGTTATGGCTGGAAAACAATACTTTACTTTGAAATTATTACAACAATCGCAATAGGTTTAGGGATTATCTTCGGTAACCTGTTTAAACCAGGTGCTGGATTAGACCCAAATAAGTTACCTAAAGGTGATATTTCTAAATATCAATCAACTGCTCATGCAGCAGAACAATCTACATATGGTAATCATTTTATTGATACCATTGTACATATTATTCCAACAAACTTTTTTGAAGCTTTGAATAAAGGTGAATTGTTACCGATTATCTTCTTCGCAGTTTTCTTTGGATTAGGATTAGCTGCAGTAGGTAAAAAAGCAGAACCAGTTAAAGATTTCTTAAGTGGATCATTAGAAGCTGTGTTCTGGATGATTAATAAAATTTTGAAATTAGCACCACTTGGTGTGTTTGCATTCATTTGTACTACAATTATTACATTTGGTGCATCAGCATTATTACCACTATTAAAATTAGTATTAGTAGTTGTCTTTGCAATGGTATTCTTCGTATTCGTTGTACTTGGAATAGTTGCATGGATGTGTCGTATTAATATTATGAGCATTATTAAGATTTTAAAAAGTGAACTGCTGTTAGCTTTTTCAACATCAAGCTCAGAAGCTGTATTACCTGTAATGATGAAGAAAATGGAAAACTTCGGTTCACCTAAAGACATTACATCTTTCGTTATACCAATTGGTTATACATTTAACTTAGATGGTTCTGCGTTGTATCAATCAATCGCAGCATTATTCGTTGCACAAATGTATGGTATGCATTTAACATTGTCAGAACAAATTGTTTTGATGCTAACGTTAATGATTACATCTAAAGGTATGGCAGCAGTACCAGGTACATCAATTGTTGTGTTACTTACAACATTAGGTGCAATGGGCTTGCCAGCACAAGGTTTAGCATTAATTATTGGTGTTGACCGTATATTAGATATGGTTCGTACATGCGTAAACGTAATTGGAAACGCATTATCAACAGTAGTTATTGCTAAATGGGAAAATGTATACGATAGAGAAAAAGGTCAAGAATATTTAAAATCAATTTAA
- the nreC gene encoding nitrate respiration regulation response regulator NreC (Involved in the regulation of the the nitrate reductase operon narGHJI) gives MKIVIADDHAVVRTGFSMILNYQDDMEVVATAADGVEAYQKVMEFRPDVLLLDLSMPPGESGLIATSKIADSFPETKILILTMFDDEEYLFHVLRNGAKGYILKNAPDEQLLLAIRTVYKGETYVDMKLTTSLVNEFVSNSIHDQVNTSDPFKILSKRELEILPLIAKGYGNKEIAEKLFVSVKTVEAHKTHIMTKLGLKSKPELVEYALKKKLLDF, from the coding sequence TTGAAAATAGTAATTGCTGATGATCACGCTGTAGTGCGTACAGGATTTTCGATGATTTTAAATTATCAGGATGATATGGAAGTAGTTGCAACAGCTGCAGACGGTGTTGAGGCTTATCAGAAAGTTATGGAATTTAGACCGGATGTTTTGCTTTTAGATTTGAGCATGCCACCTGGAGAATCAGGACTTATCGCTACGAGTAAAATTGCTGATAGTTTTCCAGAAACCAAAATTTTAATATTAACGATGTTTGATGATGAGGAATATTTATTCCATGTGTTACGTAATGGCGCCAAAGGTTACATATTAAAAAATGCACCAGATGAACAGTTATTGTTAGCTATAAGAACTGTATACAAAGGCGAAACTTATGTAGATATGAAACTCACAACATCTTTAGTGAATGAGTTTGTATCTAATTCGATTCATGATCAAGTTAATACATCGGATCCTTTTAAAATTTTATCAAAAAGAGAATTGGAGATATTGCCTCTCATTGCAAAAGGTTATGGTAATAAGGAAATCGCCGAGAAATTATTTGTATCAGTGAAGACAGTAGAAGCGCATAAGACACACATAATGACGAAGCTTGGATTGAAAAGTAAACCAGAACTCGTTGAATATGCTTTGAAAAAGAAACTGTTAGATTTTTAG
- a CDS encoding Hsp20 family protein: protein MEVIIMNFNQFDSQNIFNNNPSDTFKDLGKQVFNYFSSPTFPTNIYDIDNVFYLESELAGVNKEDIQIDFNNDVLTIQAVKHLKHPDENLTLDERKANQLYRQFDFENIDKNKITANFENGLLTMTLPKIQPNQDTSSSTTIPIS, encoded by the coding sequence ATGGAAGTGATTATAATGAATTTCAATCAATTCGATAGTCAAAACATTTTTAATAATAATCCAAGTGATACATTTAAAGATTTAGGTAAACAAGTATTTAATTATTTCTCTTCACCCACGTTCCCCACAAATATATATGACATAGATAATGTTTTTTATTTAGAATCTGAATTAGCTGGTGTTAATAAAGAAGATATCCAAATAGATTTCAATAATGATGTTTTAACAATACAAGCTGTTAAACATTTAAAACATCCAGATGAAAATTTAACTTTAGATGAACGAAAAGCTAATCAATTATATCGTCAATTCGATTTTGAAAATATTGATAAAAATAAAATTACTGCAAATTTTGAAAATGGTCTTTTAACAATGACATTACCTAAAATTCAACCAAATCAAGATACGTCATCATCAACAACAATTCCGATTTCTTAA
- the rsp gene encoding AraC family transcriptional regulator Rsp, producing MTCQLKIHHTLSTVPSRNINQIMVLFSLTSKLNITINGETKDVSNYIILINHGDIYNINHGENIIELKIPVLYFYQQDEDFFNGYLDRHLLQSSNYIKSLIADLISTPTSSSLMGKNIGQSIIDTLLKEAFIKIDHEYLPNIALSNPVFIDCVNYIHSNIDAHLSLKDIAMHCNISESYCSNLFVRYLSMNFKDYFTSIKLVNAINLLLSTKHSITTVSELAGFNSHTNFANQFKNYLNSSPKQFRSLVSKITEPPQIHFQHDNVSQFTELISKIDLTAQLATNTTDINIDDFDPKDRSQRAKVFVRFSNFNELFQFIFNEYYDINFEHLPKPVVFIDDIHDIEVSQTNYNLLNRCFEKLFEKNIGLAIAIKSTQQFETMKQLILTFLQGNQDYKTSKKLVKFMLVFCSNSMTAEEIHLCHLKIKNKNKEIKYSVTVDGFLETYSTVEQVYDVMQRLKFHYYFIDIENSKTAEQLITKNQHYHQTDTHFEQYKKFILDSGISSTQFVYNNLSVSGFKYTNDGKNPIQLSDIVYHLIALLRYGGGISYQLLDDHSNYISLYNKYGSPLPLMHLYKMFRAFVNEDIEITNNYVLSRKDNNYHFLLFNKINDRYMSDVKQDFIFHNELPQDSLMIIKTLNHEHGSIQHLLPMSDKLVYIEKEILDELDKTNYPKTELAVQEESGKTFELKLNHDEVKYICFKPS from the coding sequence ATGACATGCCAACTTAAAATACATCATACATTATCGACAGTACCAAGTCGTAATATTAACCAGATTATGGTGTTATTCTCACTAACAAGCAAACTTAACATTACGATTAATGGTGAAACCAAAGACGTAAGTAATTATATAATTTTAATCAACCACGGTGATATTTATAATATTAACCACGGTGAAAATATTATCGAATTAAAGATACCAGTTTTATATTTTTATCAGCAAGACGAGGATTTCTTTAACGGTTACTTAGATCGCCACTTGCTACAATCCAGTAATTATATAAAATCTTTAATCGCTGATTTAATAAGTACCCCGACAAGCTCATCATTAATGGGGAAAAATATCGGACAAAGTATCATTGATACTTTACTTAAAGAAGCTTTTATAAAAATAGATCATGAATATTTACCGAATATAGCCTTAAGTAATCCTGTATTTATTGATTGCGTAAATTATATTCATAGTAATATTGATGCGCATTTATCTTTAAAAGATATTGCGATGCATTGTAACATCTCAGAATCATATTGTTCAAACTTATTTGTTCGATATTTGAGTATGAACTTTAAAGATTATTTTACAAGTATCAAACTCGTTAATGCCATCAATTTATTACTTTCTACAAAACATTCTATTACAACTGTTTCAGAATTGGCTGGTTTCAACAGTCATACAAATTTTGCAAATCAATTTAAAAATTACTTAAACTCCAGTCCGAAGCAGTTCCGTTCACTCGTTTCCAAAATTACAGAACCACCGCAAATACATTTCCAACACGATAACGTATCACAGTTTACTGAGTTAATTTCAAAAATCGATTTAACTGCTCAGCTAGCCACAAATACAACAGATATTAATATAGATGATTTTGACCCGAAAGATCGAAGTCAACGCGCAAAAGTATTTGTTCGTTTTAGTAATTTTAATGAACTCTTTCAATTTATTTTCAATGAGTATTACGATATAAACTTTGAACATTTACCAAAACCCGTCGTCTTCATTGATGATATTCACGATATTGAAGTGAGTCAAACCAATTATAATCTTTTAAATAGATGTTTTGAAAAGCTTTTCGAAAAAAATATAGGCTTAGCCATCGCTATCAAATCTACACAACAATTTGAAACGATGAAACAACTGATTTTAACCTTTTTACAAGGTAACCAAGATTATAAAACAAGCAAAAAACTAGTCAAATTCATGTTGGTATTTTGCTCAAATTCTATGACAGCTGAAGAAATTCATCTATGTCATCTTAAAATTAAAAATAAAAACAAAGAAATCAAGTATAGTGTAACTGTTGATGGTTTTTTAGAAACATATTCAACCGTTGAACAAGTTTATGATGTCATGCAACGTCTTAAATTCCATTATTACTTTATTGATATTGAAAATTCAAAAACAGCAGAACAGCTCATTACTAAAAATCAGCACTATCATCAGACTGATACTCATTTTGAACAGTACAAAAAATTTATATTAGATTCAGGTATTTCATCAACTCAGTTTGTATATAACAATCTGTCAGTAAGTGGTTTTAAATATACTAATGATGGTAAAAATCCAATTCAATTGTCCGACATCGTATATCATTTAATCGCATTACTCCGTTATGGTGGCGGAATAAGTTATCAATTATTAGATGATCATTCGAATTATATATCTTTGTATAACAAGTATGGTAGCCCCCTTCCATTAATGCATCTATATAAGATGTTCAGAGCTTTTGTAAATGAGGACATAGAAATAACTAATAATTATGTATTGAGTCGTAAAGATAATAATTACCACTTCTTATTATTCAATAAAATTAACGATCGCTATATGTCAGATGTAAAACAAGATTTCATTTTTCATAATGAACTACCACAAGATTCATTAATGATCATTAAGACTTTGAATCATGAACATGGTTCAATTCAACATTTGCTGCCAATGAGTGACAAACTTGTCTACATTGAAAAAGAAATTTTAGATGAATTAGACAAAACTAATTATCCTAAAACAGAACTTGCTGTCCAGGAGGAATCAGGTAAAACTTTTGAGCTTAAGTTAAACCATGATGAAGTGAAATATATTTGCTTCAAACCAAGCTAA
- the nreA gene encoding nitrate respiration regulation accessory nitrate sensor NreA, whose translation MTPEAMIEDQSFQETLDKIRKEEGYDFAAIAFYESNKPSSPIKWHYVSGNKNNRFKLIILRKGKGLAGTVMKTGKRMIIANVGLALGPEEKIDYPILLSESLTAVFAVPLWYKNQVYGVLLFGQRDGRPLPKIFDYEDIQYKFGIFNDDK comes from the coding sequence TTGACACCAGAAGCAATGATTGAAGATCAAAGTTTTCAAGAGACATTAGATAAAATACGCAAAGAAGAAGGGTATGATTTTGCGGCAATCGCTTTCTATGAATCTAATAAACCTTCATCTCCAATTAAATGGCATTATGTTTCAGGTAATAAAAATAATCGCTTTAAATTGATTATTTTAAGAAAAGGTAAAGGCTTAGCTGGAACTGTTATGAAAACAGGAAAACGTATGATAATTGCAAATGTAGGTTTGGCGTTAGGACCTGAAGAAAAGATTGATTATCCAATATTATTGAGTGAATCATTAACGGCAGTATTTGCTGTTCCATTATGGTATAAAAATCAAGTTTATGGCGTGTTGCTATTTGGCCAAAGAGATGGACGCCCATTGCCGAAAATTTTCGATTATGAAGATATTCAGTATAAATTTGGCATTTTCAATGATGATAAATAA
- a CDS encoding pyridoxamine 5'-phosphate oxidase family protein — MSNQHAIQAIEDVLSTSKVGVLSTAFNNKPNSRYMVFYNDGLTLYTKTNIHSAKVKEIKENPAAYVLLGYNDTTNRSFVEMEATIEVVTDRKVIDWLWETQDKSFFSSKEDPELCVLKVTPQSVKLMNDKSLDTPIKIDL; from the coding sequence ATGAGTAACCAACATGCAATTCAAGCAATAGAAGATGTTTTATCAACGTCAAAAGTCGGTGTTTTATCAACTGCATTTAATAATAAACCTAATAGTAGATATATGGTTTTCTATAATGATGGTCTTACATTGTACACTAAGACCAATATTCATTCTGCAAAGGTAAAAGAAATTAAAGAAAACCCAGCAGCCTATGTATTGTTAGGTTACAATGATACGACAAATCGCAGTTTCGTTGAAATGGAAGCCACGATAGAAGTAGTTACTGATCGAAAAGTAATCGATTGGTTATGGGAGACTCAAGATAAAAGCTTTTTCAGTTCAAAAGAAGATCCAGAACTTTGTGTTTTAAAGGTGACACCACAATCTGTTAAATTGATGAATGACAAATCATTAGACACACCTATCAAAATCGATTTATAA